From the genome of Scytonema hofmannii PCC 7110, one region includes:
- a CDS encoding ATP-binding cassette domain-containing protein has protein sequence MEPTVAALNLNYAFGQGALRKPVLSDVNLDIYPGEIVILTGPSGSGKTTLLSLIGGLRTVQEGSLQVLGQELQGIGKKQLTKVRNNIGFIFQHHNLLKCLTAYGNVRMSLKLHPEIPKREYREKSVATLQAVGLSDKVET, from the coding sequence ATGGAACCAACTGTAGCTGCTTTAAATCTGAACTATGCTTTTGGTCAAGGGGCTTTGCGTAAACCCGTGCTGAGTGATGTGAACTTGGATATTTACCCAGGAGAGATTGTCATCCTCACCGGACCTTCTGGAAGCGGTAAGACGACATTACTCTCTCTTATAGGAGGACTGCGTACCGTACAAGAAGGTAGCTTGCAAGTCCTAGGTCAAGAATTACAAGGGATCGGTAAAAAACAGCTAACAAAAGTCCGCAATAACATTGGTTTTATCTTCCAACACCACAATTTGCTCAAGTGTCTCACCGCCTACGGTAATGTCCGTATGTCCCTCAAACTGCATCCAGAAATTCCTAAACGGGAGTACCGAGAAAAATCAGTTGCTACACTGCAAGCTGTTGGTTTAAGTGATAAAGTAGAGACGTAG
- a CDS encoding IS607 family transposase, whose protein sequence is MEQVGISVNFKISNTISEFMPYISPKDAAELTGFHPKTLAKWADAGKIDFIKAESGYRRYDVTSLRKMIGEDDRAVIIYGRVSTHSQKDDLQRQLDFLRSRYPKGEMIYEVGSGLNFKRKKLLSILERVINREVKEIVVAYSDRLVRFGFDLVVWLCAQFDCKVIVLNQVVLSPQQELVQDLLAIMHCFSARLYGLRKYEKPIRKTLEVEKLDEDSMKNDV, encoded by the coding sequence ATGGAACAAGTCGGAATTAGTGTTAATTTTAAGATATCTAATACTATTTCTGAGTTTATGCCTTATATCAGTCCTAAAGACGCCGCAGAACTAACAGGCTTTCATCCAAAAACTCTAGCTAAGTGGGCAGACGCCGGGAAAATTGACTTTATCAAAGCTGAGAGTGGTTATCGCCGATACGATGTGACCTCCCTCAGAAAGATGATTGGGGAGGACGACCGAGCAGTCATCATATATGGACGAGTCTCAACGCATTCTCAAAAGGATGATTTGCAACGGCAGTTAGATTTTTTACGCTCGCGCTACCCTAAAGGAGAGATGATTTACGAAGTAGGTTCGGGGTTGAACTTTAAGCGGAAAAAGCTTTTATCGATATTAGAAAGAGTGATTAATCGCGAAGTAAAAGAAATAGTAGTAGCTTATTCAGATCGGTTGGTCAGGTTCGGTTTTGACCTTGTAGTTTGGCTTTGTGCTCAATTTGATTGTAAAGTTATTGTGTTGAATCAAGTCGTGCTTTCTCCTCAACAAGAGTTAGTGCAAGATCTGCTAGCAATCATGCATTGTTTTTCTGCAAGGCTTTACGGCTTGCGAAAGTATGAAAAACCGATCAGAAAAACTTTAGAAGTAGAAAAATTAGATGAAGATTCCATGAAGAATGATGTCTAA
- a CDS encoding IS200/IS605 family accessory protein TnpB-related protein, producing the protein MGRVKGHIEVQKTVILRAKSETAYREEIVKHIITTKQLYADTTEFYVLVFLENLELLNLKSDDLYSVVEKLTLITKQRPSPEIPLQINTVQDMRRSCIKTAFGIAKSWDSNYKKWELRRDKHEEKQAKKLAISEAKGQKYTPKKFTDKPPLPPRNYTNIHPTFYRGMYKEFDGSSIILKLWTGNRWVFMKQPINLEGRELPYGYEWGSPTLVLKDRLHLHVPVIKQVKSNGKLAQQALNPDGLTTCNVDLNLDGDIAVATILHSDVTGSVTEIATLFVKGNDTIQHRRKRELGLIAVASSKTNKGFGVKKIGDNSQRFEKIKNRDNYESHRISKRIADFAHQYGATVIVFECLTNLRPDRAKFSRRSNQKRAYWLSSKIRKRTKYKAFQSYGIITAQVSPKDTSRHCALCNGNEEEDSLVSRIEAQFSTDVARLFQIIMNKSLEKVDYSTGAPNYICSDTVEHRGNADLNAARNIGLRFFARYYQKPRLKVEKQGLLATQAARKAFGMVAV; encoded by the coding sequence GTGGGGCGAGTCAAAGGACATATTGAAGTTCAAAAGACAGTGATATTAAGAGCTAAAAGTGAAACTGCTTACAGGGAAGAAATAGTTAAACATATTATTACTACCAAACAATTGTACGCAGATACAACTGAGTTTTATGTTTTGGTATTTCTGGAGAATTTAGAGCTACTCAATTTAAAATCTGATGACTTGTATAGCGTTGTAGAGAAATTAACATTAATTACCAAACAAAGACCCTCCCCGGAAATTCCCTTGCAGATCAACACAGTTCAAGACATGCGTCGTTCTTGCATTAAAACCGCTTTTGGTATAGCAAAGTCTTGGGACTCGAACTATAAAAAATGGGAGTTACGTAGAGATAAGCATGAAGAAAAACAAGCCAAGAAATTAGCCATTTCTGAAGCTAAGGGCCAGAAATACACTCCGAAAAAGTTCACAGATAAACCACCGCTACCACCTCGTAATTATACAAACATTCATCCTACTTTCTATCGTGGGATGTACAAGGAGTTTGACGGTTCATCAATCATATTAAAACTGTGGACAGGCAACAGATGGGTTTTTATGAAGCAGCCTATCAACCTAGAAGGTAGAGAACTTCCTTATGGTTATGAATGGGGAAGTCCCACGCTGGTTTTAAAAGATAGGTTACATCTTCATGTTCCTGTGATTAAACAAGTCAAATCCAACGGGAAACTGGCTCAACAAGCATTGAACCCTGATGGATTAACAACTTGCAACGTAGATCTAAATCTTGATGGTGATATAGCTGTAGCAACAATTCTACACTCCGACGTTACGGGTAGCGTTACCGAGATTGCCACTCTCTTTGTTAAGGGTAATGATACTATCCAACATCGTAGGAAGCGTGAGTTAGGTTTAATTGCAGTAGCTAGTTCCAAGACAAATAAAGGTTTTGGAGTTAAAAAGATTGGTGATAATTCTCAACGCTTTGAGAAAATTAAGAATAGAGATAATTACGAATCTCATCGAATCTCTAAACGTATAGCTGACTTTGCTCATCAGTATGGAGCGACAGTAATTGTATTTGAGTGTTTAACTAATCTTCGACCCGATAGAGCGAAATTTAGCCGTCGTTCTAATCAAAAAAGAGCTTATTGGCTCTCGTCGAAAATTCGGAAACGAACCAAATACAAAGCTTTTCAGTCTTATGGAATTATCACGGCTCAAGTCTCACCAAAAGATACAAGCAGGCATTGTGCATTATGTAATGGCAACGAAGAAGAAGATTCGTTAGTTTCCAGAATAGAAGCTCAATTTAGTACTGATGTCGCCAGACTTTTTCAAATAATCATGAATAAATCATTGGAGAAAGTTGATTACAGTACGGGAGCGCCAAATTATATTTGTTCCGACACCGTTGAACATAGAGGCAATGCCGATCTGAACGCCGCCCGAAATATAGGTCTACGTTTTTTTGCGAGATATTACCAAAAGCCCAGGTTGAAAGTTGAAAAACAGGGTTTACTTGCTACCCAAGCAGCCAGAAAGGCATTTGGCATGGTAGCTGTGTAA
- a CDS encoding ATP-binding cassette domain-containing protein: MTRHTHREREKEREVLKIPITSISQDHAYPANLSGGQQQRVAIARALVAQPKLLLADEPTASLDSKTGRDVVDIIQRLAKEEGCSVLLVTHDNRILDIADRIVRMEDGRIDRE, encoded by the coding sequence TTGACGAGGCATACCCATCGGGAGCGAGAAAAGGAGAGAGAAGTACTAAAAATTCCGATAACTTCCATCTCTCAGGATCACGCATACCCGGCAAATTTATCAGGAGGACAACAACAACGGGTTGCGATCGCCCGTGCTTTGGTTGCTCAACCTAAATTATTGCTTGCTGACGAACCCACTGCATCACTAGACAGCAAAACAGGGCGAGATGTAGTTGATATTATTCAACGCCTTGCTAAAGAAGAGGGATGTTCTGTTCTCCTTGTGACTCACGACAACCGCATCCTAGACATCGCCGATCGTATTGTTCGCATGGAGGATGGTAGAATAGATAGGGAGTAG